The Terriglobales bacterium genome segment CCGTGATCACGGCGGCGAACCTGTTCGACGGTAAGGCGGTCACGCACAACCGCGCCATCCTCATCCGCGGCAACAAGATCGTGGCGGTCGCCGGGCTCGACCATCCCGACGTGAAGGGCGCAAAGACGCGCATCGCCTTCGGGCCCGAGGTCACGGTGATGCCCGGCATGATCGAGTCGCATACCCACATCTTTTTGCAGGGCGAGGCGCCGGAAGACGGCGGCTACGACGCGAACCTGCTGTACGGCGGGCTGTACTACCGCGCGGCGCGCGCGACCATGTCGCTGCGGCGCGCGCTCGACCAGGGGTTCACCACCATCCGCGACGTCGAGACCGAAGGCGCCGGCTACGGCGACGCCGAGCTGAAGCTCGCGGTGGAGAAGGGATACATTCCCGGGCCGCGCATTTTCGCGTCGACGCGCGCGATCTCGACCACCGGCGGCTACAACCTGGAGGGCTACGCGCCGGAGATCCAGCCTGGGCTGCCGAAGGGCGCGCAGATCATCGACGGGCCCGTTGAGGCGCGCAAGGCGGTGCGCGAGCAGCTGGAGAACGGCGCTGACTGGATCAAGGTCTACATGACGCACCGCTCGTGGCTCGACCGCGACGGCAACCTGTTCTCGCAGCCCACGCTCACGGTCGAGGAGCTGGCGGCCATCGTGGACGAGGCGCACGGCTGGAGCAAGAAGGTGGCGTGCCACGCCTACAACGGCGTCGGGATGCAGCGCGCGCTCGACGGCAAGTGTGATTCCATCGAGCACGGCTTGGAGCTCACCGACGCCAACATCGCGCAGATGGTGCGGCAGGGAACCTGGTATTGCCCGACGCTCAGCGTCTACTACGGGCACTGGGCGCCGGCGAACACCCCGGCCGGCATGCGCGACCGCAAGCGCGTGGAGCTGCACGGTCCGAGCTTCACCAGGGCCCTGAAGGCGGGGGTGAAGATCGTGTTCGGCACCGACGTCGGAGGCTTCGACTGGAAGGAGCCCATCGCGCAGGAGTTCCCGCGCATGGTGGAGTTCGGGATGTCGCCGCAGGAGGCGATGGTGTCGGCGACCTCGCGGCCGGCGGAGATGCTCGACATGCAGGGGCTGATCGGCGTGGTCGCGCCGGGGGCGTACGCGGACGTCGTCGCGGTGGCGGGCGATCCGACCAAGGACGTGAAAGCGCTCGGCAACGTGAAGTTCGTGATGAAAGACGGGAAGGTGTGGCGGAACGAGCAGCGCTAGGCTGAGGTCTCAGCGGCGCTGAGCTGTTTGAGCCGCCACATCGCCCAGATGCCGACGACGGGGCCGAGGGCGAGCGAGGCGATGGCCTCGCGAATGTGCCCGCGGCCGAGCATCCAACCGAAAGCTTGCAGCGATACGGCGGTCAGCGCGAAGCCGGTGGCGGTCTGCATGGTGAGCGCGGTGCCGACGTAGCGCGGGTCGGAGACCTCGCTCACGATGGCCGAGAACTGGGCGGAGTCGGCGACGACGCTGAAGCCCCAGACCAGGGCCACGGCCGCGAACCAATCGGTGCGGTGCACCAGCGCGGCGCCTACCAGACAGCACAAGCCGCTGATCACCATCGCTGCAATGGTGACGTTGGAGCGTTGTCTCAGCCGGGAAATGGCGTCGCGGTCAGCCCACACTCCCGCCGCCAGGCAGCCGAAGGCGCCCATCGCGATCGCGGCAAAGGCCCACCATTGCGTCCGACTCAGGAGTTCGATGAATCCGGAGTGAGACGCATCGTAACGCGGGACCATCAGGATCCCCAGGTACGCCCACATCGCGTAGAGCTCCCACATGTGTCCCCAGTAGCCGGCGTTAGCGAGCAGGAGGCGGCGGTTGCGGAAGGTCTCGCCGGCCTGGTGGATGTCGAAGCGCGCGGCGGGCGCGGCGAACGGGCCTTCCTTGATGAACAGCGCGATGATGGCAGCGCCCAGCAGAGTCCCCACGGTCGACGACTGGATGACGGGCTGCCACGGCAGCCGCTCACCGGCGGCGAGCGCGCGCAGCGCGTAGGGCGAGGCGGTGCCGATGGTCAGCGCGCCGACCATCACGCCGAGCGCGGTGCCGCGCCCTTCGCGGAACCAGCCGGCGAGGATCTTCATGCCGGCCGGGTAGACGCCCGCCAGGAAGACGCCGGTGAAGAAACGGGCGGTGAGCGCGGCGGCCGGGCCGTGCGCGACCAGCGCGCCGAAGCTCCAGTTGGCCGCGGCAGCGAGCAGCGCGGAGACGAGCATCACGCGCGGCGCGGGGAAGACGTCGGAAAGATTGCACCAGGCGGAAACCAGCGCGCCGGCCACGAATCCGAGCTGCACGGCGACGGTGATCCAGGAGGCGCGCAGCGGGTCCCACCCCCAGAGCAGGCGCAGCTCAGAAGCGGCCGCCGTCCCGCTGAACCAGGGCGAGATGGCGAGCAGCTCGGCCAGGGCGAGAGCGAGGAGGATGCGCCAGCGCATGCTCCGAGGATTGTACCGATAGGGGTTGACATCGTTCGTCCGGCGTACATAATGGCGGGCCATTCCGCAGGCCGCCGGCTATCGGAGCGGGCCGGCGCAGGAGCGAGCGATGAGCATTCTGCACCTTTGCGACGAAGTTCCGGCCAAGGTCAATCCCGAGACCACCATCGCCGACGCCATCAACCTGATGATCGCGAGCCGCGTGGGCGCGGTCGCGGTAGTCGACAGGGACAACAAGGTCGCCGGCATCTTCACCGAGCGCGACGTCCTGAAGAAGTTCGCGCTCAGCGGGAAGAACCCGCAGAAGACCGAGATCCGCGAGTTCATGAACACCCCGGTGATGATGGCCACGGTGCACACCTCGGCGGGCGAGGCGCTGGAGGTGATGGTCGATAAGCACATCCGGCACCTGCCGGTGGTCGACGACCAGACGCGCCTGCTGGGCATCCTGTCGATCCGCAACCTGCTGCAGTCGCAGGTGGACGAGCTGCGCCAGGAACTCGATTCGCTCGAGACCGCGCTGACCAACGACGCCGCGGGGGGATAGGGAGCCGCGCTACAGAGGTTGCGGCCGCTTCCGGAACACGACCTTCAACTCCTCGCGCCAGCGTTCGTCGATGCCCAGCAGCTCGCATTCGATCTCCGGCGAGATGTAGCGGAGCAGGGCGTCGGTGGCGGGATGGACGCGCAGCGCGGGCGCGACCAGCAGCAGCAGCGGCGGTTCCGCGGAGAGCTCACAGCCGGCGAAGTAGCCGAACTGGCGGAACTCGCGGCGCTGGTGGTGCCACGCCACGCGCGCCCAGTAGTCGATCCCCTGCAGCGGCAGGTGGATGTCTTCGTCGGCCTTCAGTTCGATGACGGCCAGGCGCTTGTCATGCGTGAGGCCGAGGACGTCGATCATGGCGCGGTCGCTGGCGGAGAATGCCGGCACCTGCGAGTAGACC includes the following:
- a CDS encoding CBS domain-containing protein, with amino-acid sequence MSILHLCDEVPAKVNPETTIADAINLMIASRVGAVAVVDRDNKVAGIFTERDVLKKFALSGKNPQKTEIREFMNTPVMMATVHTSAGEALEVMVDKHIRHLPVVDDQTRLLGILSIRNLLQSQVDELRQELDSLETALTNDAAGG
- a CDS encoding MFS transporter encodes the protein MRWRILLALALAELLAISPWFSGTAAASELRLLWGWDPLRASWITVAVQLGFVAGALVSAWCNLSDVFPAPRVMLVSALLAAAANWSFGALVAHGPAAALTARFFTGVFLAGVYPAGMKILAGWFREGRGTALGVMVGALTIGTASPYALRALAAGERLPWQPVIQSSTVGTLLGAAIIALFIKEGPFAAPAARFDIHQAGETFRNRRLLLANAGYWGHMWELYAMWAYLGILMVPRYDASHSGFIELLSRTQWWAFAAIAMGAFGCLAAGVWADRDAISRLRQRSNVTIAAMVISGLCCLVGAALVHRTDWFAAVALVWGFSVVADSAQFSAIVSEVSDPRYVGTALTMQTATGFALTAVSLQAFGWMLGRGHIREAIASLALGPVVGIWAMWRLKQLSAAETSA
- a CDS encoding amidohydrolase family protein, with the translated sequence MRKFLISFLLLLGCAAAQTATVDVAPLTVITAANLFDGKAVTHNRAILIRGNKIVAVAGLDHPDVKGAKTRIAFGPEVTVMPGMIESHTHIFLQGEAPEDGGYDANLLYGGLYYRAARATMSLRRALDQGFTTIRDVETEGAGYGDAELKLAVEKGYIPGPRIFASTRAISTTGGYNLEGYAPEIQPGLPKGAQIIDGPVEARKAVREQLENGADWIKVYMTHRSWLDRDGNLFSQPTLTVEELAAIVDEAHGWSKKVACHAYNGVGMQRALDGKCDSIEHGLELTDANIAQMVRQGTWYCPTLSVYYGHWAPANTPAGMRDRKRVELHGPSFTRALKAGVKIVFGTDVGGFDWKEPIAQEFPRMVEFGMSPQEAMVSATSRPAEMLDMQGLIGVVAPGAYADVVAVAGDPTKDVKALGNVKFVMKDGKVWRNEQR